One stretch of Zhihengliuella flava DNA includes these proteins:
- a CDS encoding bifunctional 3'-5' exonuclease/DNA polymerase, translated as MPTPMPRPAFIAVATAATGEARDFDVHALRGEAASANNRSQKESLRAAGDFSEEEPAGVVLLLGPDARPLAAPMRFSYQDIGDLVTWGEGRGARWVWESTRYWYGMFLSDSMTLAKCWDVGLSRTILRRSPVTQAGEYAANAPAPDDALDQAAPSPTAPPAQGSLFAAPSPRGAPVEQVAAEFAAQRAALPNTPAGRKLHLLLTAESTGALIAAEIRATGMPWDRQRHLELLAEQLGPRPAEGHRPARLEAAADELRQRLEAPRLNPDSPQEVLRALHRAGIDAKSTSAWELAEYHHPALEALEAYKKLSRLYTANGWAWLDAWIRENRFWPDYTVGGVVTGRWSARGGGALQIPATVRSAVRAEYGHRLVVADAAQLEPRILAAMSQDQALAIASTGSDLYQAVANRGFGGDRADAKLAMLGAMYGQTSGEAGRLMPQLRRTYPDAVGLIDAAARAGEAGRTVATFLGRGSPGPDEAFVAAHRAAGALDAGAAEQQRAEQVARTRGRFTRNFVVQGTAAEWALCWLGQIRLGLRQRLPDLSSRIVFFLHDEVMLHVPEQQVSTVVEIVEQAAATATELVFRHDLVETPVSVVVVDSYDQAK; from the coding sequence GTGCCCACGCCAATGCCTCGTCCCGCCTTCATCGCCGTCGCGACCGCCGCCACCGGCGAGGCCCGCGACTTCGACGTGCACGCTCTGCGCGGCGAGGCGGCCTCGGCCAACAACCGGTCGCAGAAGGAGTCCTTGCGCGCGGCCGGGGACTTCAGCGAGGAAGAGCCGGCCGGCGTCGTCCTCCTCCTCGGGCCGGATGCCCGCCCGCTCGCTGCCCCGATGCGCTTTAGCTATCAAGACATTGGAGACCTCGTCACGTGGGGCGAGGGGCGCGGGGCGCGCTGGGTCTGGGAATCGACCCGCTACTGGTACGGCATGTTCCTCTCCGATTCGATGACGCTGGCTAAGTGCTGGGACGTCGGCCTCAGCCGGACGATCCTGCGGCGCTCGCCGGTCACGCAGGCCGGTGAGTACGCCGCCAACGCGCCAGCGCCGGATGACGCGCTCGATCAAGCCGCCCCCTCCCCCACCGCTCCGCCCGCGCAAGGCTCCCTGTTCGCCGCCCCCTCCCCGCGCGGCGCACCGGTCGAGCAGGTGGCCGCTGAATTCGCCGCCCAACGCGCCGCGCTGCCGAACACGCCCGCCGGGCGCAAGCTGCACCTCCTTCTCACCGCCGAGTCCACGGGTGCGCTCATCGCCGCGGAAATCCGGGCTACCGGCATGCCGTGGGATCGCCAGAGGCATCTGGAGTTGCTCGCCGAGCAACTCGGCCCACGGCCGGCCGAGGGACACCGCCCCGCGCGGTTGGAAGCGGCGGCCGACGAGCTCCGGCAGCGGCTGGAGGCGCCGCGGCTCAACCCAGATTCGCCGCAGGAGGTACTGCGGGCCTTACACCGCGCGGGGATTGACGCCAAGAGCACCAGCGCGTGGGAACTGGCGGAGTATCACCATCCCGCGCTGGAGGCCCTCGAGGCTTACAAGAAACTCTCCCGGCTCTATACGGCCAACGGGTGGGCCTGGTTGGATGCGTGGATTCGGGAGAATCGGTTTTGGCCGGACTACACGGTCGGCGGAGTGGTCACGGGCCGTTGGTCGGCCCGCGGCGGCGGCGCCTTGCAGATTCCTGCCACGGTGCGTTCTGCGGTGCGGGCGGAATACGGCCACCGGCTGGTGGTCGCGGATGCGGCGCAACTCGAGCCGCGCATTCTGGCCGCGATGAGTCAGGATCAGGCGTTGGCCATCGCCTCCACGGGGAGCGATCTGTATCAAGCGGTGGCGAATCGAGGCTTTGGCGGAGACCGGGCCGATGCCAAGCTCGCAATGCTGGGCGCCATGTACGGGCAAACCAGCGGGGAAGCGGGACGGCTCATGCCCCAGCTGCGCCGCACCTACCCCGACGCGGTGGGCTTGATCGATGCCGCCGCGCGCGCAGGCGAAGCGGGCCGCACGGTGGCCACGTTCCTCGGACGTGGCAGCCCCGGCCCGGACGAGGCCTTCGTGGCCGCGCATCGGGCCGCGGGCGCGCTCGACGCCGGCGCTGCCGAGCAGCAACGGGCCGAGCAGGTGGCGCGGACGCGCGGGCGATTCACCCGCAACTTTGTGGTGCAGGGAACCGCCGCCGAGTGGGCGCTGTGCTGGCTGGGCCAGATCCGGCTCGGTCTGCGCCAGCGCCTACCGGATCTCAGCTCGCGGATTGTGTTCTTTCTCCACGATGAAGTCATGCTGCATGTACCCGAACAACAGGTCAGCACCGTGGTGGAGATCGTCGAGCAGGCGGCGGCGACGGCCACGGAGCTCGTGTTCCGGCATGACCTCGTGGAGACGCCGGTCTCTGTCGTCGTGGTCGATTCCTACGATCAAGCCAAGTAG
- a CDS encoding NUDIX hydrolase — protein sequence MTRLPAARAALESLAARHAELAAAGQADPRLPSSWRFARPDPAGLRHAAVLILFGRLDDQPAHNPHEVVPEDLDVLFVQRADTLRQHAGQVAFPGGKVDPGDDGAIGAALREAEEETGLDPAGVDVIGELNETELPVSNFLVTPVLGWWARPSAVGVVDPGESAHVFRVPVADLLDARHRVSAVVVRGENRYASPAFSVDDTPLIWGFTAIVLSRLFDELGWTLPWDATRELRVN from the coding sequence ATGACTCGGTTGCCCGCGGCCCGCGCCGCGCTCGAGAGTCTCGCCGCACGGCATGCGGAACTGGCCGCTGCCGGGCAGGCCGACCCGCGCCTGCCGTCGTCGTGGCGGTTTGCTCGCCCCGACCCGGCCGGGCTGCGGCACGCAGCGGTCTTGATCCTCTTCGGCCGGCTCGACGACCAGCCAGCCCACAACCCGCATGAGGTGGTGCCGGAGGACTTGGATGTGTTGTTTGTGCAGCGGGCCGACACCCTGCGCCAGCACGCCGGACAGGTGGCCTTTCCCGGCGGCAAGGTGGACCCTGGGGATGACGGGGCCATTGGCGCCGCTCTGCGTGAGGCGGAAGAGGAAACCGGCCTCGATCCGGCTGGCGTCGACGTCATCGGCGAGCTCAACGAAACCGAGCTTCCCGTGAGCAACTTTCTGGTGACTCCGGTGCTGGGATGGTGGGCGCGGCCGTCGGCGGTCGGCGTCGTCGACCCCGGTGAGTCCGCGCACGTGTTTCGGGTCCCCGTGGCGGATTTGCTGGACGCGCGCCACCGGGTGAGCGCCGTCGTCGTCCGTGGCGAGAACAGGTATGCGTCTCCGGCCTTTTCTGTCGATGACACGCCACTCATTTGGGGGTTTACGGCCATTGTGCTCTCGCGCCTATTTGATGAGTTGGGGTGGACCCTGCCCTGGGATGCAACGCGGGAGCTGCGCGTGAACTAG
- the nth gene encoding endonuclease III: MPAAASPAPSDLALKRRARKTYRELVEAYPYAVPELDFSNPFELLVATVLSAQTTDVRVNAITPALFARFPDAQAMASADPGALEEIIRPTGFYRAKAKNLLALAQRLVDSHGGQVPPRLADLVKLPGVGRKTANVVLGNAFGVPGITVDTHFGRLAQRFGWTQETDPVKVEHAVGDLFEKRDWTMLSHVVVFHGRRVCHARKPACGACPVAHLCPSFGVGEPEPVAARKLLKYELAPGRQELLELMRAGRTRRELRAMGYGLDA; the protein is encoded by the coding sequence ATGCCAGCCGCCGCCAGTCCAGCGCCGAGTGATCTCGCGCTGAAGCGCCGTGCCCGCAAGACCTACCGCGAGCTCGTCGAGGCGTACCCGTACGCGGTGCCGGAACTGGACTTCAGCAACCCGTTCGAGCTTTTGGTGGCCACCGTTTTGTCCGCGCAGACCACGGACGTGCGCGTCAACGCCATTACTCCAGCTCTCTTCGCGCGTTTCCCGGACGCGCAGGCGATGGCCAGCGCCGATCCCGGTGCGTTGGAGGAGATCATTCGTCCCACCGGTTTTTATCGAGCCAAAGCCAAGAATCTGCTGGCGTTGGCCCAGCGATTGGTGGACTCCCACGGCGGCCAAGTCCCACCGCGTCTTGCGGACCTCGTGAAACTGCCGGGCGTGGGTCGCAAGACCGCGAACGTGGTGCTCGGCAATGCGTTCGGGGTCCCGGGAATTACCGTCGACACCCACTTCGGTAGGCTCGCCCAGCGCTTCGGGTGGACCCAGGAAACTGATCCCGTCAAGGTGGAACACGCGGTCGGGGACCTGTTTGAGAAGCGGGACTGGACCATGCTCTCCCATGTGGTGGTCTTCCATGGCCGGCGCGTCTGTCACGCGCGTAAACCGGCCTGTGGTGCCTGCCCCGTGGCCCACCTATGTCCCTCGTTTGGGGTGGGCGAGCCGGAACCGGTGGCCGCCCGCAAGCTGCTGAAGTACGAGCTGGCGCCCGGCCGTCAAGAATTGTTGGAGCTCATGCGGGCGGGCCGCACCCGCCGCGAGTTGCGGGCCATGGGCTACGGGCTGGACGCGTGA